A region of the Mesoterricola sediminis genome:
AGGCGCTCCCCCGGGGCCGTGAAGGCCCAGCGGTAGCGCAGGTCCATGGGCATGAAAGGCGAGACGTGCATGGCCTTGGCCACGTCGAAGGCGTGGGCGGCGCCGGCGGCGCCGGGGCGCATCCAGTAGAGGATGCGCTCCTTCCAGGGCGTGCTCGTCACCTCCGCGCCCACCAGGGCCAGGCGCCCGTCCTCGTCCCAGGCGTAGACGTAGCTCACCGGATTGAAGCAGTAGCCCAGGAACCGCAGGTTGGTGAGGATGGCCGCGCGCCCCCCGGGGAAGACGAAGCCCTGGGAGGCCGCGCTTTCCGCCAGGCGCTCCCGCAGGGGCCGCGCGGGATCCCCGACGTGGTCCCGGTCATCGTAGGCGGCCCAGGCGAAGCGGTTGAAGCCCAGCAGCCGGGAGACGCCCATGGCCGCCTCCAGGCCGTCCAGGTCCAGGAGGGCCATGAACACCGGGTAGGTGAACGCGTGGGGCCGCGGCGCGAAGCGCCGGTGCCGCACCGTGCCCACGTAGAGCCCGTTCACGGGACCCACCGCTGGGGGATCCGCCGCAGCTTCGTCACGTCGTAGCCCGCCTCCCGGAGCAGCTGGACCATGCGGTCGTAGACCGGCTCCGGGATCGCCGGCCGGCGCGCCATGATCCAGGCGTAGTCGCGCTTCTCCCGGGCCACGACGGTGACCGCGTAGTCCGGGTCCACGTGGATGATCCGGTAGTCGGCCTTGACGGGCCAGACGAAGCGCATGCCCCAGACGGCGTTGGTGGCGGGGTCCAGCACGAAGCCCCGGGGCGTCATGCGCCCGGGAGGCCCGTCCGGGCCCCCCTTGCGGTACGTGAACGTGGTGGCCACCGTGCCGTCCGGGTCCAGGCGGTACGACTCGACGGCGTTGGCGATGCCCCGTTCCAGGAAGGTGGGGATGCAGGCGATGACGTACCAGT
Encoded here:
- a CDS encoding DUF1365 domain-containing protein; the protein is MNGLYVGTVRHRRFAPRPHAFTYPVFMALLDLDGLEAAMGVSRLLGFNRFAWAAYDDRDHVGDPARPLRERLAESAASQGFVFPGGRAAILTNLRFLGYCFNPVSYVYAWDEDGRLALVGAEVTSTPWKERILYWMRPGAAGAAHAFDVAKAMHVSPFMPMDLRYRWAFTAPGERLQVRMGLRRGDELLFDADLRMDRRDWTAREVRRALLTFPLHTFKVITAIHWEALKLWLKRVPVYTKPNMPAPASSQGSPVG
- a CDS encoding lipocalin family protein; translation: MKPPPLILLSTFAAALLALAACRTPARVPLRTVPAVDLPRFMGDWYVIACIPTFLERGIANAVESYRLDPDGTVATTFTYRKGGPDGPPGRMTPRGFVLDPATNAVWGMRFVWPVKADYRIIHVDPDYAVTVVAREKRDYAWIMARRPAIPEPVYDRMVQLLREAGYDVTKLRRIPQRWVP